The following proteins come from a genomic window of Paramicrobacterium humi:
- a CDS encoding proline-rich domain-containing protein codes for MTNMQQPPEPGHHQNPTYGPMYGGPGYPPFAGSAPQGMPAPYSPRPPRPPLSGRQRTASLVAGGIGYPLLTAGFWILSVTLGLLVLGSVISAVAAQIERADRGSTGGFERVLAGLWAGGIWLLIVAALIGALLWLVGFFVSYLILRLSGVNRPAGTTWAGLGVGIVASFVISGVLWIVMTAFAWMFGVRGDGVGWRESGAAYGALWLGIAVIATVAVGAFSWWWMAHSLRARAVR; via the coding sequence ATGACGAACATGCAACAGCCGCCGGAACCGGGACATCACCAGAACCCGACCTACGGGCCCATGTACGGTGGGCCCGGCTACCCGCCGTTCGCCGGATCCGCGCCGCAGGGGATGCCGGCCCCCTACTCGCCGCGACCGCCGCGGCCACCGCTCAGCGGACGGCAGCGCACCGCTTCGCTCGTGGCCGGCGGCATCGGCTACCCGCTGCTCACGGCCGGGTTCTGGATTCTCTCCGTCACGCTCGGCCTCCTTGTGCTCGGCTCGGTCATCAGCGCCGTCGCCGCGCAGATCGAGCGCGCCGATCGCGGCTCGACGGGTGGCTTCGAGCGCGTGCTCGCGGGACTGTGGGCAGGCGGCATCTGGCTCCTCATCGTGGCCGCCCTCATCGGAGCTCTCCTGTGGCTCGTGGGCTTCTTCGTCAGTTACCTCATTCTTCGCTTGAGCGGTGTGAACCGCCCCGCCGGCACGACGTGGGCGGGACTCGGGGTGGGAATCGTCGCTTCGTTCGTCATCTCCGGCGTGCTGTGGATCGTGATGACGGCGTTCGCGTGGATGTTCGGCGTGCGCGGAGACGGAGTCGGCTGGCGCGAGAGCGGCGCCGCCTATGGTGCGCTGTGGCTCGGCATCGCCGTCATCGCGACAGTCGCGGTCGGGGCATTCAGCTGGTGGTGGATGGCGCACTCCCTGCGCGCTCGCGCCGTACGCTGA
- a CDS encoding class I SAM-dependent methyltransferase has product MTDFSFEALRRFPDVEAPNLYAVDASDRLILDTAAERIQDAAHGDVIAIGDRYGALSLGAAALHGASGIRVHQDALSGELAIRENARRLDLEDGIRTCGLEPRLVAGARTVLLQLPRSLDALDEIAQLIAEHAAPDVTVYAGGRVKHMTTAMNAVLARSFGSVSAGLARQKSRVLTVSQPLAGIEPRWPKASAHEGLTVWAHGAAFAGSRIDIGTRFLLGFLDRLAPDAERAVDLGCGTGVLATRLAQLRPRLAVTASDQSAAAVASALLTVTANGVADRVQVVRDDGLSRQADASVDAIVLNPPFHIGASVHAGIALKLFAEAGRVLKTGGELLAVWNSHLRYRAQLEQLVGRTEQLGRNEKFTVTRSVCG; this is encoded by the coding sequence GTGACCGATTTCTCCTTCGAGGCGCTGCGCCGCTTTCCCGACGTCGAGGCGCCGAACCTCTATGCCGTCGACGCGAGCGATCGGCTGATTCTCGACACGGCCGCCGAGCGGATTCAGGATGCCGCGCACGGCGACGTCATCGCTATCGGCGACCGGTACGGTGCGCTGTCGCTCGGCGCGGCCGCGCTTCACGGCGCGAGCGGCATCCGCGTGCATCAGGACGCCCTGTCGGGAGAGCTCGCCATCCGCGAGAACGCTCGCCGCCTCGACCTCGAGGATGGCATCCGCACCTGCGGCCTTGAACCGCGGCTGGTGGCCGGCGCGCGCACGGTGCTGCTGCAGCTGCCGCGCTCGCTCGACGCTCTCGACGAGATCGCGCAGCTCATCGCCGAGCATGCCGCCCCGGACGTGACGGTGTATGCCGGCGGCCGGGTGAAACACATGACGACTGCGATGAACGCCGTGCTCGCCCGGTCGTTCGGCAGCGTGAGCGCGGGACTCGCGCGACAGAAGTCACGCGTGCTCACGGTGTCCCAGCCGCTCGCCGGCATTGAGCCTCGGTGGCCGAAGGCCTCCGCGCACGAGGGACTCACCGTCTGGGCGCATGGCGCCGCCTTCGCCGGAAGTCGCATCGACATCGGCACGCGGTTCCTGCTCGGCTTCCTCGATAGGCTCGCCCCGGATGCGGAGAGGGCCGTCGACCTCGGCTGCGGCACGGGCGTGCTCGCGACGCGGCTCGCTCAGCTGCGGCCTCGCCTCGCCGTGACGGCGAGCGATCAGTCGGCCGCGGCCGTGGCATCCGCTCTGCTCACCGTCACGGCGAACGGGGTCGCCGATCGCGTGCAGGTCGTGCGCGATGACGGTCTCTCGCGGCAGGCGGATGCCAGCGTGGACGCGATCGTGCTCAACCCGCCGTTTCACATCGGCGCGTCGGTGCACGCGGGAATCGCGCTCAAGCTGTTCGCGGAGGCCGGGCGCGTGCTGAAGACGGGTGGCGAGCTGCTCGCCGTGTGGAACTCCCACTTGCGTTATCGCGCACAGCTCGAGCAGCTCGTAGGGCGCACCGAGCAGCTGGGGCGCAACGAGAAGTTCACGGTCACGCGCTCTGTTTGCGGCTGA
- a CDS encoding thymidylate synthase: MRQYLDLMQRVLDEGVEKSDRTGTGTLSVFGHQMRFDLQAGFPVLTTKKLHLRSIIGELLWFLRGDTNIAWLHENGVTIWDEWADENGDLGPVYGHQWRSWPTPNGQHIDQIAKVIESIRTNPDSRRHIVSAWNVAEVDDMALPPCHTMFQFYVANGALSCQLYQRSADIFLGVPFNVASYALLTMMVAQVTGLKPGEFVHTLGDAHLYLNHLEQAKLQLTREPGPLPTMHINPERTKIDEFEISDFTLENYVAAPSIKAPIAV; the protein is encoded by the coding sequence ATGCGGCAATACCTTGACCTCATGCAGCGCGTGCTCGACGAGGGTGTCGAGAAATCCGACCGAACCGGCACCGGAACGCTCAGCGTCTTCGGGCACCAGATGCGCTTCGACCTGCAGGCCGGATTCCCCGTGCTCACGACGAAGAAGCTGCACTTGCGCAGCATCATCGGCGAGCTCCTGTGGTTCTTGCGCGGCGACACGAACATCGCGTGGCTGCACGAGAACGGCGTCACGATCTGGGACGAGTGGGCCGACGAGAACGGCGACCTCGGCCCGGTCTACGGTCACCAGTGGCGGTCGTGGCCGACGCCGAACGGGCAGCACATCGACCAGATCGCGAAGGTCATCGAGTCGATCCGCACGAACCCCGACTCGCGGCGGCACATCGTGAGCGCATGGAACGTCGCGGAGGTCGACGACATGGCGCTGCCGCCGTGCCACACGATGTTCCAGTTCTACGTCGCGAACGGCGCCCTCTCGTGCCAGCTCTACCAGCGCTCCGCCGACATCTTCCTCGGCGTCCCGTTCAATGTCGCCTCGTACGCGCTGCTCACGATGATGGTCGCGCAGGTGACGGGCTTGAAGCCGGGGGAGTTCGTGCACACGCTCGGCGACGCGCACCTGTACCTCAACCACCTCGAGCAGGCGAAACTGCAGCTCACCCGTGAGCCGGGCCCGCTGCCCACCATGCACATCAACCCCGAGCGCACGAAGATCGACGAATTCGAGATCAGCGACTTCACGCTCGAGAACTACGTCGCGGCGCCGAGCATCAAGGCTCCGATCGCGGTATGA
- a CDS encoding dihydrofolate reductase produces the protein MTVTLVAAMGRNRVIGTDGGMPWHLPDDLKHFKSVTMGTTMIMGRRTFDSIGRPLPGRRTIVVTRDETWQRDGVDTAFSLGAALALAGDGAVSIVGGGEIYAQSLPLADRMELTFIDASPDGDTFFPEWEAADWTETWSDVREGFRWATLERVRP, from the coding sequence ATGACCGTCACGCTCGTGGCCGCGATGGGGCGGAACAGGGTGATTGGCACCGACGGCGGAATGCCCTGGCACCTGCCCGACGACCTCAAGCACTTCAAGTCGGTGACCATGGGAACGACGATGATCATGGGACGCCGAACCTTCGACTCGATCGGCCGTCCGCTTCCCGGCCGCCGCACGATCGTCGTGACGCGCGACGAGACCTGGCAGCGCGACGGAGTCGACACGGCGTTCTCGCTCGGGGCCGCCCTCGCGCTCGCCGGCGACGGCGCCGTGAGCATCGTGGGCGGCGGCGAGATCTACGCGCAGTCGCTTCCGCTTGCCGATCGCATGGAGCTGACCTTCATCGATGCGTCGCCCGACGGTGACACGTTCTTCCCCGAATGGGAGGCGGCCGATTGGACGGAGACCTGGAGCGACGTGCGCGAGGGATTCCGCTGGGCCACCCTGGAACGCGTACGACCATGA
- a CDS encoding Gfo/Idh/MocA family protein, with product MTDTVIGLIGAGSMAATHAAAWRSLGARVLVWSPSTAHRFAEAHGCEASTSLEEMLAACTIADITSPTPLHLEHVRAAIGAGRPIVCEKPLARTSETARDLAQAADAAELPLYPAHVVRYMRPYADARAAVAAGRLGTVQAATFTREGATPVGGTWFDEDAASGGILFDFLIHDYDQARWMLGEVTRVAATQSPATADGIVPALAEAHVTLTHTTGATSSIVGRWGPADTVFRTSFSLDGDTGSIAYDSAEDAPIAAEDEPYAAQLREFAAAVAGGPPPRLSAADGVAAVRIAEAVHRSAASGNPISLV from the coding sequence ATGACGGACACCGTGATCGGGCTGATCGGCGCCGGCTCGATGGCGGCCACGCACGCCGCAGCGTGGCGGAGCCTCGGCGCCCGCGTGCTCGTGTGGTCGCCGAGCACAGCACACCGCTTCGCCGAGGCGCACGGCTGCGAGGCGAGCACGAGCCTCGAGGAGATGCTCGCGGCCTGCACGATCGCGGACATCACTTCGCCCACTCCGCTGCACCTGGAGCACGTGCGCGCTGCGATCGGTGCGGGCCGGCCCATCGTGTGCGAGAAGCCGCTCGCTCGCACGTCGGAGACGGCGCGGGACCTCGCTCAAGCGGCCGACGCGGCGGAACTGCCGCTGTACCCCGCCCACGTCGTGCGGTACATGCGGCCGTACGCCGACGCCCGCGCGGCCGTCGCCGCGGGGCGCCTCGGCACGGTGCAGGCGGCGACATTCACGCGCGAGGGAGCGACGCCGGTCGGCGGCACCTGGTTCGACGAGGACGCCGCGTCCGGCGGCATCCTGTTCGACTTCCTCATCCATGACTACGATCAGGCGCGCTGGATGCTCGGCGAGGTCACCCGCGTCGCAGCGACCCAGTCTCCCGCGACCGCGGACGGCATCGTGCCCGCGCTCGCCGAAGCGCACGTGACGCTCACGCACACGACGGGCGCGACGAGCAGCATCGTCGGCCGGTGGGGGCCCGCCGACACCGTGTTCCGCACGAGCTTCAGTCTCGACGGCGACACCGGCAGCATCGCGTACGACTCCGCCGAGGACGCGCCGATCGCGGCGGAGGACGAGCCCTACGCCGCGCAGCTGCGGGAGTTCGCCGCCGCCGTCGCGGGCGGACCGCCGCCGCGATTGAGCGCGGCGGACGGCGTCGCGGCCGTGCGCATCGCCGAGGCGGTGCATCGCTCGGCGGCATCCGGAAATCCCATCAGTCTCGTCTGA
- the clpS gene encoding ATP-dependent Clp protease adapter ClpS: MAQTSYDTHLDEQLTLGAPWVTVVWDDPVNLMTYVAFVFRSYFGMSGETAERLMLQVHNEGRAVVAHGTREEMERHVAAMHGYGLMATLQKADE; this comes from the coding sequence ATGGCCCAGACCTCGTACGACACTCACCTCGACGAGCAGCTGACGCTCGGCGCGCCGTGGGTGACCGTCGTGTGGGACGACCCCGTGAACCTCATGACGTATGTGGCGTTCGTGTTCCGCAGCTATTTCGGGATGTCGGGGGAGACGGCGGAGCGGCTCATGCTGCAAGTGCACAACGAGGGGCGAGCTGTCGTGGCGCACGGCACGCGCGAAGAGATGGAGCGGCACGTCGCCGCCATGCACGGCTATGGGCTCATGGCGACGTTGCAGAAGGCGGACGAGTGA
- a CDS encoding DUF2017 family protein, protein MQAFRRDGDTIRATFEDIEVSVLTNLTEQLTQLIDGVAEGSARSDAAGKRLFPAAYPDDEAAAAEFRRYTVGELATAKRSDADTVLGTFRESGALPVRMGAAVDVRLERDRALAWMRSLTDLRLSLDSRIAEPTDELVAQLTDDDIESLRGMYDWLTFVQGTLVEAVEELDATAR, encoded by the coding sequence ATGCAGGCTTTCCGGCGGGACGGCGACACGATCAGGGCGACGTTCGAAGACATCGAGGTGTCGGTGCTCACGAACCTGACCGAGCAGCTCACGCAGCTGATCGACGGCGTCGCGGAAGGCAGTGCCCGGTCGGACGCGGCGGGCAAGCGGCTGTTCCCCGCCGCCTACCCCGACGACGAGGCGGCGGCCGCCGAGTTCCGCCGCTACACCGTCGGAGAGTTGGCGACGGCGAAGCGCTCGGACGCCGACACGGTTCTCGGGACGTTCCGCGAGTCTGGCGCGCTGCCCGTGCGCATGGGAGCCGCGGTCGACGTGCGACTGGAGCGCGACCGCGCACTCGCCTGGATGCGCTCGCTCACCGATCTGCGGCTCAGCCTCGACTCGCGCATCGCCGAGCCGACAGACGAACTCGTCGCCCAGCTCACCGACGACGACATCGAGTCACTGCGCGGAATGTACGACTGGCTCACGTTCGTGCAGGGCACCCTTGTGGAGGCTGTCGAGGAGCTCGACGCGACCGCCCGGTAG
- a CDS encoding glutathione S-transferase family protein — translation MAEKSDAAGRYVEPGKPYDRDTRYIEDRITRDGRDGWPVEAGRYRLVAARACPWANRTLIVRRLLGLEDAISLGLCGPTHDQRSWTFDLDPGGVDPVLGIERLQQAYFARFPDYPRGITVPAIVDVPSGAVVTNDFPQITLDFETEWVKFHRDGAPDLYPEERRAEIDEVSELIYHDVNNGVYKAGFAGSQESYERAYDALFARLDWLSDRLAGQRYLVGDTITEADVRLFTTLARFDAVYHGHFKCNRQKLAEMPVLWAYARDLFQTPGFGDTIDFGQIKKHYYIVHDDINPSGIVPKGPVETVWLEPHDREELGGRPFGDGTPPPPPREGERVPELRGA, via the coding sequence ATGGCAGAAAAATCGGATGCCGCCGGCCGGTACGTCGAGCCGGGCAAGCCCTACGATCGCGACACGCGATACATCGAGGACCGCATCACCCGGGACGGCCGCGATGGCTGGCCGGTCGAGGCCGGTCGCTATCGTCTCGTCGCCGCGCGCGCGTGCCCGTGGGCGAACCGCACGCTCATCGTGCGCCGGCTGCTCGGTCTCGAAGACGCTATCTCGCTCGGCCTGTGCGGACCCACCCACGACCAGCGCAGCTGGACCTTCGACCTCGACCCGGGCGGCGTCGACCCCGTGCTCGGCATCGAGCGGCTGCAGCAGGCGTACTTCGCGCGCTTCCCCGACTACCCGCGCGGCATCACCGTGCCTGCAATCGTGGACGTACCGAGCGGCGCCGTCGTCACGAACGACTTTCCCCAGATCACCCTCGACTTCGAGACCGAATGGGTGAAGTTCCACCGCGACGGCGCGCCCGACCTGTACCCGGAGGAGCGGCGCGCCGAGATCGACGAGGTCAGCGAGCTCATCTATCACGACGTCAACAACGGCGTGTACAAGGCCGGATTCGCCGGTTCCCAGGAGTCTTACGAGAGGGCGTACGACGCGCTGTTCGCGCGACTCGATTGGCTCAGCGACCGCCTCGCGGGCCAGCGCTATCTCGTCGGCGACACCATCACGGAAGCGGACGTGCGGCTGTTCACGACCCTCGCTCGCTTCGACGCCGTGTATCACGGACACTTCAAGTGCAACCGGCAGAAGCTCGCCGAGATGCCCGTGCTGTGGGCGTACGCGCGCGACTTGTTCCAGACCCCCGGTTTCGGCGACACCATCGACTTCGGCCAGATCAAGAAGCACTACTACATCGTGCACGACGACATCAATCCGAGCGGCATTGTCCCGAAGGGACCGGTCGAGACCGTGTGGCTTGAGCCTCACGACCGCGAAGAACTCGGCGGTCGCCCGTTTGGTGACGGAACACCTCCTCCGCCCCCGCGCGAGGGGGAGCGGGTTCCAGAGCTGCGTGGTGCGTAG
- a CDS encoding MBL fold metallo-hydrolase has translation MNNAVYLLTATSSGEQILIDAADDLEALRGLVADGAADASGREQGAARLRLILTTHAHWDHTRATAALAAETGARVAIGRDDAAQLTDERGITAGVTLSGGELVGVDGVELEAIALRGHTPGSTAFATTDGDPVLLFTGDSLFPGGVGNTWGDAARFTQLLSDVSERLFDRFGDDAVVYPGHGAATTIGTERSALPEWRERGW, from the coding sequence ATGAACAACGCCGTGTACCTGCTCACCGCCACATCGAGCGGCGAGCAGATTCTCATCGACGCGGCCGACGACCTCGAGGCCCTGCGCGGACTCGTGGCGGACGGCGCCGCCGATGCGTCGGGCAGGGAGCAGGGAGCCGCGAGGCTTCGCCTGATCCTCACGACGCACGCGCATTGGGACCACACTCGGGCCACCGCCGCCCTCGCCGCCGAGACCGGGGCGAGGGTCGCGATCGGACGCGATGACGCGGCTCAGCTGACGGACGAGCGCGGCATCACTGCCGGCGTCACGCTCTCGGGCGGAGAACTCGTCGGCGTCGACGGCGTCGAGCTCGAGGCGATCGCGCTTCGCGGCCACACCCCCGGCTCCACGGCATTCGCGACAACCGACGGCGATCCCGTGTTGCTCTTCACCGGCGACAGCCTCTTCCCCGGCGGGGTCGGCAACACATGGGGCGACGCGGCGCGTTTCACACAGCTGCTCAGCGACGTCTCGGAACGGCTGTTCGACCGGTTCGGCGACGACGCGGTCGTGTATCCGGGTCACGGCGCCGCGACGACGATCGGCACGGAGCGCTCTGCCCTGCCCGAGTGGCGAGAGCGCGGCTGGTAG
- a CDS encoding glycosyltransferase, which translates to MHILIATDQHPESLGGAQVSIRLQKRYLEKAGHTVSVLSAGMRREHADDPGYIDLPSVPITFDREYSLSLPGRRTDKALDAAVAVRGPVDVVHVQGDFWGALVGLRFAQRHRVPVVLTFHNNLEFGISKTMPVPGVVTRFLLRWQEHALGGARSVLRRDAWRYLNELALRADAVTAPSHHFAAQLRQKGVATEIDIVRTGTDDELIDEVLARAHRHEGERPLLVWMGRMSHEKRVLEFLEAVKVADIDAEIRLYGQGLLLAKAREFATRNGLAGRIVFAGKVPYSGALTAIASADALVQTSIGFETQGMTVFEAAALGTLSIVSDPKIAAELPDGVYVQPADDSVEALAAVLAETAANAASDALERPSPSASEQFRQSFQTARMIEIYERVTRG; encoded by the coding sequence ATGCACATCCTGATCGCGACCGACCAGCATCCGGAATCGCTTGGCGGCGCCCAGGTGTCGATTCGGCTTCAGAAGCGATACCTCGAGAAGGCCGGCCACACGGTGTCGGTGTTGTCGGCGGGCATGCGCCGGGAGCACGCCGACGACCCGGGCTACATCGACCTGCCGTCGGTTCCGATCACGTTCGACCGCGAATACTCGCTCTCGCTTCCCGGCCGGCGCACCGATAAGGCATTGGATGCCGCCGTCGCCGTGCGCGGCCCGGTCGACGTCGTTCACGTGCAGGGGGATTTCTGGGGCGCCCTCGTGGGGCTGCGCTTCGCTCAACGGCACCGGGTGCCCGTGGTGCTGACCTTTCACAACAACCTCGAGTTCGGCATCAGCAAGACCATGCCTGTGCCGGGCGTCGTGACGCGATTCCTGCTGCGCTGGCAGGAGCACGCGCTCGGCGGAGCGCGCTCGGTGCTGCGCCGCGACGCGTGGCGGTACCTCAACGAGCTTGCCCTCCGCGCCGACGCCGTCACGGCGCCGAGCCATCACTTCGCCGCTCAGCTGCGGCAGAAGGGCGTCGCGACTGAGATCGACATCGTGCGCACGGGCACCGACGACGAGCTCATCGACGAGGTGCTCGCTCGCGCGCACCGGCACGAGGGGGAGAGGCCGCTGCTCGTGTGGATGGGACGCATGAGCCACGAGAAGCGCGTCCTCGAATTCCTCGAGGCGGTCAAGGTCGCCGACATCGATGCGGAGATCCGACTGTACGGCCAGGGCCTGCTGCTCGCGAAGGCGCGCGAGTTCGCGACGCGCAACGGCCTCGCCGGGCGGATCGTGTTCGCAGGGAAGGTGCCCTACAGCGGCGCGCTCACGGCGATCGCCTCCGCCGATGCGCTTGTGCAGACCTCGATCGGCTTCGAGACGCAGGGCATGACCGTGTTCGAGGCCGCCGCGCTGGGCACCCTCTCGATCGTGAGCGACCCGAAGATCGCGGCCGAGCTCCCCGACGGCGTCTACGTGCAGCCCGCTGACGACAGCGTCGAGGCGCTCGCCGCCGTGCTCGCTGAGACGGCGGCGAACGCGGCATCCGACGCACTCGAGCGGCCCTCCCCGTCAGCGTCGGAGCAGTTCCGGCAGAGCTTCCAGACGGCGCGGATGATCGAGATCTACGAGCGCGTCACGCGCGGCTGA
- a CDS encoding LLM class flavin-dependent oxidoreductase, giving the protein MTRQIRFNAFDMNCVAHQSSGLWRHPDDRSRNYNTIGYWTHLAQLLERGKFDGLFIADVLGTYDVYGSSNEAAIKHGAQVPVNDPLLLVSAMAAVTENLGFGVTAGTAYEHPYPFARRLTTLDHLTNGRVGWNVVTGYLPSAARNMGHDDQMEHDDRYAYADEYLEVLYKLWEGSWEDDAVVVDRENGVFTDPSKVHEIGHYGKNFTVPGIHISEPSPQRTPVIYQAGASPRGVKFAAENAEAIFIANSTKDGLRDTVKRIRDGLEAAGRDRYDARIYALITVITDATPEKAQAKFEDYLSYASPEGAAVFLSGWMGIDLSQYSLDEPVGNVKSNAIQSALANVQRGADDGTVWTVGDIATQSAIGGLGPYIVGSGEEIADQLEEIVEYTDVDGFNLAYAITPGTFEDIVEHVIPVLQERGSYPTEYAPGTLRNKLQGKGDRVAPTHRAASYSYRNALATAE; this is encoded by the coding sequence ATGACCCGCCAGATCCGCTTCAACGCCTTCGATATGAACTGTGTCGCACACCAGTCCTCCGGCCTGTGGCGTCACCCTGACGACCGTTCGCGCAACTACAACACGATCGGCTACTGGACGCACCTCGCGCAGCTGCTGGAGCGCGGCAAGTTCGACGGGCTGTTCATCGCCGACGTGCTCGGAACGTACGACGTCTACGGCTCGAGCAACGAGGCCGCGATCAAGCACGGCGCGCAGGTTCCCGTGAACGACCCGCTCCTTCTCGTCTCCGCCATGGCGGCCGTGACCGAGAACCTCGGATTCGGCGTCACCGCCGGCACCGCCTACGAGCACCCCTATCCGTTCGCGCGTCGACTGACGACGCTCGACCACCTCACGAACGGCCGCGTCGGCTGGAACGTCGTCACCGGCTACCTGCCCAGCGCCGCACGCAACATGGGGCACGACGACCAGATGGAGCACGACGACCGCTACGCCTACGCCGACGAGTACCTCGAGGTGCTCTACAAGCTGTGGGAGGGCTCATGGGAGGACGACGCGGTCGTCGTCGACCGCGAGAACGGCGTGTTCACCGACCCGAGCAAGGTGCACGAGATCGGGCACTACGGCAAGAACTTCACCGTTCCCGGCATCCACATCTCGGAGCCGAGCCCGCAGCGCACCCCGGTGATCTACCAGGCCGGAGCGTCGCCGCGCGGCGTGAAGTTCGCGGCGGAGAACGCCGAGGCGATATTCATCGCGAATTCCACGAAGGACGGCCTGCGCGACACGGTGAAGCGGATTCGCGACGGACTCGAGGCGGCCGGCCGCGACCGCTACGACGCGCGCATCTACGCGCTCATCACCGTCATCACCGATGCAACGCCCGAGAAGGCGCAAGCGAAGTTCGAGGACTACCTCAGCTACGCGAGCCCCGAGGGCGCGGCGGTGTTCCTGTCGGGCTGGATGGGCATCGACCTCTCGCAGTACTCGCTCGACGAGCCCGTCGGCAACGTCAAGAGCAACGCGATCCAGTCGGCGCTCGCCAACGTGCAGCGCGGCGCCGACGACGGCACCGTCTGGACCGTCGGCGACATCGCCACGCAGAGCGCGATCGGCGGCCTCGGGCCGTACATCGTGGGCAGCGGCGAGGAGATCGCCGACCAGCTCGAGGAGATCGTGGAGTACACCGACGTCGACGGGTTCAACCTCGCGTATGCGATCACGCCGGGCACGTTCGAGGACATCGTCGAACACGTCATCCCTGTGCTGCAGGAGCGCGGCTCCTACCCGACCGAGTACGCGCCGGGAACGCTGCGCAACAAGCTGCAGGGCAAGGGCGACCGCGTCGCGCCGACGCACCGCGCGGCCAGCTACAGCTACCGCAACGCGCTCGCGACGGCCGAGTAG